From one Micromonospora siamensis genomic stretch:
- a CDS encoding putative glycolipid-binding domain-containing protein: MPKSLFWTRTDTTGAEHATLDDRSGLTAQGTILAVDPVAFTCRYRLAAEPDGSTGRLEVEVEGAGWRRSVRLERATDRWRVTTGEEGDLDRALRAAGHPPAGLPGTDDPDRLADAVDVDLGGSPLFNSLPIRRLGLERAAGQAEHRVTVAWVLVPSLVVVPAEQTYTSLGPGRVRFASDGFTAELDVDPEGWVVRYPGLAELAVQR, from the coding sequence ATGCCGAAGTCGCTCTTCTGGACCCGGACGGACACCACCGGCGCGGAGCACGCCACCCTGGACGACCGGAGCGGGCTCACCGCACAGGGCACGATCCTGGCCGTGGACCCGGTCGCCTTCACCTGCCGCTACCGGCTGGCCGCCGAGCCGGACGGGTCGACCGGCCGGTTGGAGGTCGAGGTCGAGGGGGCGGGCTGGCGGCGGAGCGTACGCCTGGAGCGGGCGACCGACCGGTGGCGGGTGACCACCGGCGAGGAGGGTGACCTGGACCGGGCGCTGCGGGCGGCCGGGCATCCGCCGGCCGGGCTGCCCGGCACCGACGACCCGGACCGGCTGGCCGACGCGGTCGACGTCGACCTGGGCGGGTCGCCGCTGTTCAACTCGCTGCCGATCCGGCGACTCGGGCTGGAGCGGGCGGCGGGGCAGGCCGAGCATCGGGTGACGGTGGCCTGGGTGCTGGTGCCCAGCCTGGTGGTCGTGCCGGCGGAGCAGACGTACACGTCGCTGGGTCCGGGGCGGGTCCGGTTCGCCAGCGACGGCTTCACCGCGGAGCTGGACGTGGACCCGGAGGGCTGGGTGGTCCGCTACCCGGGCCTGGCCGAGCTGGCCGTCCAACGCTGA